Proteins from one Sarcophilus harrisii chromosome 2, mSarHar1.11, whole genome shotgun sequence genomic window:
- the BCL2L10 gene encoding bcl-2-like protein 10, which yields METEDALREETRRLVSDYLEHCCRAEGCQERAPSTPAAATMRAVAQELRRTYRDFFECAKSQLLDQPPERVIPEVAEMMDQGGFNWGRVAVLVVFAGAMLEMEEQEKQQRGRLRSEMSRRLAEELCHYLVEKKGAWLRENGGWTGFHHHFTQKQPPPQSDPKSTLCCIVAAAGFGLVGLALLLAVR from the exons ATGGAGACCGAGGATGCCCTTCGGGAGGAGACGCGGCGGCTGGTGAGCGACTACCTGGAGCACTGCTGCCGTGCGGAGGGCTGCCAGGAACGGGCGCCCTCCACTCCGGCCGCGGCCACGATGCGCGCGGTGGCCCAGGAGCTCCGCCGGACTTACCGCGACTTCTTCGAGTGCGCCAAGAGTCAGCTGCTCGACCAGCCGCCCGAGCGGGTCATCCCCGAAGTGGCGGAGATGATGGACCAGGGCGGCTTCAACTGGGGCCGGGTGGCGGTGCTGGTGGTGTTTGCCGGGGCGATGCTGGAGATGGAGGAGCAGGAGAAGCAGCAGCGAGGGCGGCTCCGGAGCGAGATGAGCCGGCGCCTGGCCGAGGAGCTCTGCCACTATCTGGTGGAGAAGAAGGGCGCGTGGCTGCGGGAGAACGGAGGCTGG ACTGGCTTTCACCACCACTTCACCCAGAAGCAGCCTCCCCCACAAAGTGATCCAAAGAGTACCCTGTGCTGTATAGTGGCCGCCGCAGGATTTGGACTGGTGGGATTAGCTCTTCTATTAGCCGTACGATAA